The DNA region CAGTTAAGGGGCTCTTCTAAATAGAGTTATAAGGGGCCGTGTTTAATTTCGCTCCTCAATATACATTTGCCGCACTTTTTTAAAGAGGTTAGATGAGTATACAAAATCGGTAACGGTCTCGTTATCGGTTTTAAATATTTCTTTATTACTTCCTTCCCAAGCTTTTAATCCATCTTTTAGGAAAAGAATTTTTTCCCCTATTTCCATCACAGAGTTCATGTCATGTGTATTGATAATAGTGGTTATATCATATTCTTCCGTAATCTCTTTAATAAGGTTGTCTATTACAATAGCTGTTTTAGGGTCAAGGCCGGAATTGGGTTCATCACAAAATAGATATTTTGGATTCATAACAATAGCGCGGGCAATAGCAACCCGCTTTTGCATTCCTCCAGAAATTTCGGAAGGGAATTTGTGATGTGCGTCCACGAGGTTAACACGTTTTAGTACAAAATCTGTCCTGTCTTGAATTTCGGATTTGGATTGCTTAGTAAACATCTCTAAGGGAAATTTTACATTACCCTCCACGGTCATGGAGTCGAATAAGGCGCTTCCTTGGAAAACCATACCCATTTCTTGGCGCAAGTCTCTTTTCTGCTCGTTACTAAGGTCTGCATAAACTTGTCCATCATAGCTAATTGTTCCTTCTTCAGGGGTAAAAAGCCCTAACAAGCATTTTAAGAAAACCGTTTTACCGGATCCACTTTGTCCAATAATAAGGTTAGTTTTTCCTTTATGAAAACTGGTTGTAATTCCTTTAAGGATATGGGCTTCGTCAAAAGACTTATGTATGTCGTTTACTTCTATCATTGGCCTAATAAGAGTTGGGTGAGTATATAGTTTGCAACAATAATAACCACACTTGTCCATACAAATGAGGTAGTACTGGCTTTACCTACCTCTAGCGCACCTCCGGTCATGTAGAAGCCATGGTAGGAAGGTACTGTGGCCAAAACAAAAGCAAAGACCAAAGTTTTAAGAAAAGCATAGGTTATGTGAAAGGGTATAAAATCTAATTGCACCCCTTCTATAAAATCTGCGCTGGTGCTAAATCCACCAAAAACAGCTGCCATCCACCCGCCAAAAATACCAACATACATGGCAATTGAAATAATGAAAGGGTACAGGCATAATGCAACGATTTTAGGGAAAACCAGATAGTTGAGTGCATTCACGCCCATAACTTCTAATGCATCTATTTGCTCGGTAACACGCATGGATCCAATACTGGATGTAATATAGGAACCTACCTTCCCTGCCATGATAATAGAGCAGAAAGTAGGTGCGAATTCTAGAATAATGGACTGTCTTGTGGCAAAACCTACTAAACTTTTGGGAATAAGTTCGCTAGTTATATTCAACGCTGTCTGTATGGCAACAACAGCGCCCATGAAAAAAGCAATGAAAATTAAGATGCCCAAGGAGCCGAAGATAAGTTCATCTACTTCTTTCAAAATCAGCGACTTCATAATGCGCCATTTTGTAGGTTTCTTAAAGACCTCTTTTATCATAATGGCATATCTGCCAATCGATGTTAGGTAGTTCATGTGATGAAAATAGGTATATCCTAACAAAAATAACAATAAACGATTTCATTTAACCTGCATTTAAAGTTTAAAAGGGGAATTTATTTACTTTTGCTACCTCAATAAATCTACTATGCACAAGAATTTTTTTATCTTATTTTTTACCTTTTTTGCAATTGCTTTTTTACCATCGAATTCATTTGGCCAACGAAAAGCTAAAGAACAAACTAAAACCCAATTAAAAACTGAGCCTAAATTGGTAGTGGGTATAGTTGTAGATCAAATGAGGTATGATTACCTCACTCGGTTTTGGAACCATTATGGTGATGGCGGGTTTAAACGCTTGGTAAATGAAGGGTTCAATTGTAAAAACAATCATTTTAACTACGCACCTACCAGTACAGGGCCTGGTCATGCATCGGTTTATACTGGAACAACACCGGCGGTACATGGAATAATAGGTAACAATTGGTATGATAAAACAGCAGAAGAAGATGTGTACTGCGCCGGGGATTCTGCATATAACTCAGTTGGTACCACTTCGGAAGCAGGGCAAATGTCGCCCCATAGAATGACGGTTACCACTATAACAGATGAGCTTAGGCTACATACCCAAATGCGTGGTAAAACAATTGCGGTAGCTTTAAAAGATAGAGGAGCCGTACTTCCTGGTGGGCATACGGCAAATGCAGCCTATTGGTTTAGCCATGGTGCATGGGTAACCAGTTCTTTTTATATGGATAAATTACCTAGTTGGGTCGAAAAATTTAATTCGGAGAAATCCTTTGATACCTATAAAAAACCTTGGAAAACCTTAAAGAATAGTAATGATTATGTTGAAAGTGGGCTAGACTACAATACCTACGAAGGTTTGTTTAAAGGAGAGAAGTCTCCGGTTTTTCCTCATGACCTTCCAAAACTTTGGGATGAGAACGGAAAATATGAGATGTTAAAAGCAACTCCTTTTGGTAACTCTATGACTGCGGATTTTGCTATAGCCGCATTAGAGGCAGAGCAGTTAGGAGCAGATGCTATAACGGATTTCTTGGCAGTTAGTTTTTCAAGTACGGATTATGTAGGGCATAAGTTTGGCGTTAACTCAAAAGAAGTTCAAGATACGTATATGCGGTTGGATGAAGATTTAGAGCGCCTTTTTAAAGAACTGGATCGTAAAGTTGGCAAAGGGGAATATACCGTGTTTTTAACGGCAGACCACGCAGCAATTGATGTGCCAGCGTACCTTAAAGATCAAAGAATACCTGCGGATTATGTAGGTTGGGATGCCATGAAAGCCGATTTCTCTCAATTCTTAGAGTTTAATTATGGTACCACGGACATTGTTAAGGATTTTTCAAATGAGCAATATTTCTTGGACCACAAAATTATAGAAAATTTAGATTTAAGTGTTCAGGAGGTACAAGAGACCATTGCCAAAGAGGTCTTGACTTATAAAGGAATTGATAGGGTGTATACGGCGTACCAAATGTGGCAGAATAATTATACCCACGGTATTCCATACATTCTTCAAAATGGATATAATCAAAAACGTTCAGGAGATGTATTGGTAGTATTGTCTCCAGGAACGATTTCATACCCTGAAACAGGTTCCACACATGGTTCTCCACAGATATATGATACCCATGTGCCTTTACTTTTTTATGGTGCCGGAATAAAGCAGGGCAGTACAGTAGAAAAAACTGAAATTGACGATATTGCACCTACCGTGGCATCTTTGCTGGGTATCGCTTTTCCAAGTGGGGCAACAGGAAGCCCTATAGCAAAAGTTTTGGAGTAATTAAAGGGAGAATATGAGTAGTAAGCCTATAGGTGTTTTTGATTCAGGGGTAGGTGGGACTTCCATTTGGAAGGAAATCCAAAAGCTGCTGCCAAATGAGGATACCATTTATTTGGCTGACAGTAAGAATGCGCCGTACGGAGAAAAATCTCAAGAAGAGATTCTTCAACTTAGTATCAAAAATACAGAGTTACTATTGGAGAAGGGGTGTAAGCTCATTGTGGTAGCCTGTAATACGGCAACTACAAATGCTATTAGTAACTTGCGGGCGCAATATAAGGTCCCTTTTATTGGTATTGAACCTGCAATTAAACCCGCTGCATTACAGTCTAAATCTAAGACGGTTGGAGTACTGGCAACAAAGGGGACCTTGGCTAGTAGCCTTTTTCATAGTACATCCGAAAACCATGCCAATGGAATTAAGATTATAGAACAAGAGGGCACGGGTTTGGTTCCGTTAATAGAGAGTGGTAAAGTAGCTACTGAGGAAACTATAAACTTATTGAATACCTATATAAGTCCAATGTTAGAACAAGATATGGATCATCTGGTACTGGGCTGTACTCATTATCCTTATCTAATTCCTACTTTAAAAAGTATTTTACCCGACCATGTGAAAATTATTGATTCAGGTGAAGCAGTTGCACGGCAGGTGAAAGCCGTTTTGGAAAAAAAAGATCTTTTAAATACATCCAATAACTCAGCAATCCATGAATTGTTTACCAATATAAATCCGCAGGTATTAGAGAGTTTTGTCAATGACGTAGAAGCTACCCTTTCTGTTCAAAGATTAGACTTTTAGATAGGTTAAATAGGTGAAAGCGTATTTGTGTTTTTCATCTTGTGGGTGATACTGTTCCGTAGCAAGCTCCCAAATAGTTTCGTCTATTTCCGGAAAAAAAGTATCGGCATCTTCAAAAGTGCCATGTACACGGGTAATTTCAAGTTTATTGGCGTATTCCATGCCTAACTTGTAAATTTCTCCACCTCCAATTATATAGGACAAAGGTTCATCTTTAACCAGTTCTAAGGCCTCGTTTAATGAATGTACTACAACGCAAACGTCATAATCAACGGTATAATCCTTATCTCGCGTTATAATAACATGTTTACGGTTGGGCAAAGGTTTAGGGAAGCTTTCGTATGTTTTTCTACCCATTATTATGGTATGGCCAGATGTGAGGCTTTTAAACCTCTTAAAATCATCCGGAAGGTACCATAAGAGATCGTTGTCTTTTCCTAGAGCATCGTTTTCGGCAGCTGCCGCTATCATAGCTACGGTGTTCATGGTTCTATTTTTTTGTTGATTTTGGATAGGGGAAAATCGGTCTCTATTTCTTTTTGTATTTCGGCAATACGTTTCTTTTGTTTTGCTACCAGTTTTTCACGTTGGGAGCGTTCCCATTCCTTTCCCATGAATTTTTGAGTTACAAAAACGTTGAAGGCATGTATAATAAAAAGAAAGGCCCAAAAGGTAATACCCCAAATGAACCAGTCATACGTATTACCATATTTTAAAATCTTATTAACCAGAATTAGGAAAACACTACCAATAAGAAAGATTACAAAGTGTGTGAATAACCTTTTCTTTTGTTTGATACGGGTTTGAGCGTTCTCGAGCATTTCATGTTGCTCAAGGTCTACTTCAGAGCGGTTTTTGTTTTTAGAGAACATACGAATCGTTACCTTTAGAGTACAAAGATAAGGCAATTGCCGACACAGAAAATATCATATGAAAAATACCAGAAAACACTTTCCTGTTTTAAGTCAGTATATCTATGCGAACACTGCATCGGCAGGATTGCTTAATGATGATTTAATGGAGTGGCGTCAAGAGCATGACTTGGATTACCTGATCGGCGGCAGTAACTTTAGGAATAAAGCTGTGACTAAATTAATTCCCGAAACACGTGAGGCGGTGGCAAATTTCTTTGCTGCAAAAAAAGAAAACACGGCGTTGGTTCAAAACTTTACATTGGGCCTAAATATGTTGTTGGATGGTTTGGATAAGAGCCATAAGGTTTTATTGATCAAGGATGATTATCCGTCTTTAAACTGGCCGTTTGAATATAGAGGTTTTGACACCCATTATGTAGTGTTGGATGCGAATCTGGAGGGAAGCATTAGAAATAAAATTCAAGAAGAAAAAATATCTATTTTGGCTTTGAGTGTGGTGCAATGGACTAACGGCATTAAAATAAGTATGAATTTTCTTACGGAGATAAAAAATAAATTTCCTAACTTGAAGATTATAGCAGATGGTACTCAGTTTTGTGGTACCACTAATTTTAATTTTGAGAATTCACCTTTGGATGTTCTTGGGGCAAGTGCCTACAAATGGTTGCTGTCCGGTTATGGAAACGGGTTTATGTTATTTAAGGATGGGCTAGCGGAAATGTTTCCCGTTAAGACCATAGGTTACAGTGCATCGGGACATGATATTGATGCGCGGGATAGAATACCTTTTGCTAATCGATTTGAGCCTGGTCACTTGGACACGTTGAATTTTGGGAGTTTAAAATTTTCTTTGGAATATTTAAGTAGTTTAGGGAAAACAACTATTGAAAATCAGCTGAAACTTCTCTCAATAAAAGCAAAAGAAGAGTTTGGGCGGTTGGGATTATTGTCCAAGGTTGTACTAGAGAGAGATGACCATAGTACCATATTTAATATCAATGGAGATAGCGCTCTATTTCAAAAATTAACGGAGAACGGAGTCATCTGTTCGCAACGTGGAGAAGGCATAAGGTTAAGTTTTCATTTTTATAATAGTGAAGAGGATATTGATAAGGTTGTAAAAATCATAGAAACAGCTACATAGCACTTTGTAATGTAGAAATTAAAATTGCTTTTTTTGCATCTACACACCATTTGTTATGTAAATATTGCGAAAATGATAAAAATGCGTTAATCATTGTATATGAGCATTTTAATATATTAGTTTTACCCCCGATTTCGAAACAAAAAAATCAATTTAAAATAATACATACATGGCAATTTCAAAACAGTATCTAAAGACAAAACCCGTTTGTAAAGTTACTTTTACCGTTCCAGCGGAAGAGGCTACAAAAGTAGCTGTAGTTGGTGATTTCAATAACTGGAAAGCTAGCAAAGCAAGTGCATTGAAAAAATTGAAAAATGGAAATTTCAAAGGCACTTTAGAACTTCCTAAAGAAGCTTCTTTTGAGTTCAAATATATAATTGATGGAAACTACGTAAACGAAGCAGAAGCTGATCGTTACCAGTGGAACGATTATGCAGGTGGCGAAAATGCCGTTCTGGATCTATAGTTTTTTTCGTTAGAAAAATAATTAAAGCCGGAACATTATTATATGCTCCGGCTTTTTAATTTTAAGTCAACATCCACATCACTTATTGAAAAATGAAAGTATGTGGTGCTTGCCCTATTTTTATTTTTCCACGGTTACGCCTTTCCAAAAAGCAACATAACCTTTTATGCTTTTTGCGAGTGGACTAACCTCTGGGTAATACCAGGCTGCGTCCGGATTTTGCTTACCGTCTACTTCTAATGTGTAGTAATGGGCTTGTCCTTTCCATGGGCAAGTAGTATGTGTTTCACTGGTTTTAAAATAGTCTTTTTTAATACTTTCCGCTGGAAAATAGTGATTGTTTTCAACAACAACGGTTTCATTGCTCTCCGCTATTATCGTATCGTTCCAAATTGCTTTCATAGTACTACATATTTTTACCATTTGTTAGATGGTAGGTTCGTAATGGCATTATGATGAGAAGGAAGTTGCTATTGTTTTGTAAGAACAAAATTCTTGTAATGTTTTTCAGTATCACAAAACTCAGTTTCTATTTTTAGGCCGGATTTTTCAGCCAGCCAAGCAACAACTTTATCATCATATTTTTGAGAAATTTCGGTGTGTACCGTTTCCCATTGCTCAAAATTAATTAGTACGTCTAGCTTTGCAATACTTACAGTTTGTGCTTCTTTAGCCACTAAGTAGCTCTTTGCAGTCCCTGTTTCTGGGTCATACACTTCCCAATGTAGAAATTTATCTAAATCAAAATTTCCGTCTAGTTCTTTGTTGATACGAGATAGGACATTTTTGTTGAATGCCGCTGTAATTCCGTTTTGATCATTATAGGCATCCAATACGGTTTGTGGGTTTTTCTTCATATCAAAACCAATGAACAGTAAGTCTTCCTTTTCCATAAGCTGTTGTACACTTTTTAGAAAAACTATGGCTTGCTCATGAAGAAGGTTCCCAATATTTGAGCCCAAGAACAAAATCACTTTTTTAGTGCCGTTTTCAGCATTTATTTTTTTTAAAGCTTCAAAATAAGTTCCTTGTTGAGGTTCTACTTTAACGTTGGGAAGTTCATTTTGTAATGAGTCTTCTAGACCGTTAAGTACGTTTTGACTAATATCTATTGGCTGATACTTAAAATCAAAACCATTTTCCGAAAGGTGTTTTAATAGAATTTTAGTCTTTTTGCCATCTCCGGCACCTAATTCTATAAGCTTGAATTTTGGGTTTCCTGACGCAAACAAGTTGGCAATCTCTGTAGTATGATTTTTTAAAATGTCGTATTCCTTGCGAGTGAGATAATACTCGGGCATGTTCATTATATCTTGAAACAGCTTGTCGCCTTTTTCGTCATAGAAATATTTGGACGACAAATGTTTTGGAAAAGTGGTTAGACCAGTAAAAACGTCTTCTTCAAATTGGGTTTCGAAAAGCACTTCGGTTGGTTTTTGCATGATGTTTAAGTCGAGATTTTTTTAGAAACTATACCTGTGTGGTGAAATTTATTTAACTAATCGAAAGCCTGTGTACTGCCATCTTAGATCGGTCTGGAAAAAGTTGCGATAGGTGGGTCTGGTGTGGCGCATTGGTGTAGCAACGGAACCTCCTCGTAAAACTTTTTGGTTCACCATAAACTTACCGTTGTATTCGCCTAGCGCACCATCTGCTTTTGTGTAGTTAGGGTAGGGTAAATAGGCACTTTCTGTCCATTCCCAACGCTTGCCCCAAGTGAAGCGGTTTTGCGCGGCTTCCCACTCAAACTCCGTGGGTAGGCGGCATTCTTTCCATTGGGCAAATGCAAATGCTTCAAAATATGAAATATGTGTTACAGGGGCTTCAAGTGAGATTGTTTGAAGTCCGTTTAATGTGTAGTTGTACCAAACATCATCTATTAAATGCCAATAAAGCGGTGCGGAAATCTCATTTTGATTTACCCAATCCCAGCCTGCGGCATGCCAAAGATCAAATTTTTGATAGCCTCCAGCCTCAATAAATTCAATATACTCTTGGTTGGAAACTAAATTGTTCGATATTTCAAACGGATGTAAGTATACCTTGTGTCTGCTTAATTCATTGTCATAACAGAAAGCATCCGAGTTGTGTCCTATTTCATAAATTCCTTCCGCTATAGAAATCCATTCTTGAGCTGTATTTTCTAGAGGGTGTTCCTTAAAACTATCGGAATAGGAGGGGAGTAACGGATTGTTGCCTAGTATATATTTAATATCTGTGAGCAGCAATTCTTGATGCTGTTTTTCATGATGAATGCCTATTTCCAATAAGTCATATAACTCTTTATTTTGGGAGATAGTAAAAAGATTTTTCATAGCCTCGGTCACATATGCACGGTAAGTGTATACGCTGTCTACCGAAGGACGAGATAGATTGCCACGATCGGAACGGACAACTCTTTTTCCAACAGTTTCGTAGTAGCTATTAAAGACAAAAGAAAAGTCTTCATCAAAAACTTTATAACCACTATCATGTGGTTTTAAAATGAATTCTTCAAAAAACCATGAGGTATGACCTAAGTGCCACTTTGGAGGTGATACGTCAACAATTGGCTGTACCACATAATCTTCAATTTCTAAAGGCCTGCAAATGTTTTCAGTATGTTCTCGGGTCTCTAGAAAAAAATCTAAAAGGGAATCGGTCAATGTCATAGCAATTCTATTATCCTATAAATATAAGGATTATAGAAAGCATGAAATGGACTCAATAGTAATTTTAGTGAACTCTAAATAGCTACGACACCTTTTATGTGGGGATGCGGATTATAATCCTCTAAGGTGAAATCTTCAAAATTAAAGTCGAAAATATCCTTGATTTCTGGATTGATAACCATTTTAGGTAGTGGTCGTGGTTCGCGACTCAATTGCAATTCTACCTGCTCCATGTGGTTGTTGTAGATATGGGCATCACCAAAAGTGTGAATGAACTCCCCGGCCTGGTATCCACAGACTTGTGCCATCATCATGGTAAATAAGGCGTATGACGCTATGTTGAAGGGTACGCCTAAAAAGATATCTGCACTACGTTGGTACAGCTGGCATGAAAGCTTTCCATCCGCGACATAAAATTGAAAAAATGCATGACAGGGAGGGAGTGCCGCTTTTCCGTTAGCTACGTTTTCAGAGAATGATTTTGAAGTATCCGGCATAACACTTGGGTTCCATGCGGAAACCAACATACGTCTGCTGTTAGGATTATTTTTTAAAGATTGAATAACATCTTTAATCTGATCTATCTCGTCATTGTTCCAATTGCGCCATTGATGACCGTAAACAGGACCTAAATCACCATTTTCATCTGCCCATTCATTCCAGATACGCA from Zobellia alginiliquefaciens includes:
- a CDS encoding ABC transporter ATP-binding protein, whose amino-acid sequence is MIEVNDIHKSFDEAHILKGITTSFHKGKTNLIIGQSGSGKTVFLKCLLGLFTPEEGTISYDGQVYADLSNEQKRDLRQEMGMVFQGSALFDSMTVEGNVKFPLEMFTKQSKSEIQDRTDFVLKRVNLVDAHHKFPSEISGGMQKRVAIARAIVMNPKYLFCDEPNSGLDPKTAIVIDNLIKEITEEYDITTIINTHDMNSVMEIGEKILFLKDGLKAWEGSNKEIFKTDNETVTDFVYSSNLFKKVRQMYIEERN
- a CDS encoding MlaE family ABC transporter permease, which gives rise to MNYLTSIGRYAIMIKEVFKKPTKWRIMKSLILKEVDELIFGSLGILIFIAFFMGAVVAIQTALNITSELIPKSLVGFATRQSIILEFAPTFCSIIMAGKVGSYITSSIGSMRVTEQIDALEVMGVNALNYLVFPKIVALCLYPFIISIAMYVGIFGGWMAAVFGGFSTSADFIEGVQLDFIPFHITYAFLKTLVFAFVLATVPSYHGFYMTGGALEVGKASTTSFVWTSVVIIVANYILTQLLLGQ
- the pafA gene encoding alkaline phosphatase PafA gives rise to the protein MHKNFFILFFTFFAIAFLPSNSFGQRKAKEQTKTQLKTEPKLVVGIVVDQMRYDYLTRFWNHYGDGGFKRLVNEGFNCKNNHFNYAPTSTGPGHASVYTGTTPAVHGIIGNNWYDKTAEEDVYCAGDSAYNSVGTTSEAGQMSPHRMTVTTITDELRLHTQMRGKTIAVALKDRGAVLPGGHTANAAYWFSHGAWVTSSFYMDKLPSWVEKFNSEKSFDTYKKPWKTLKNSNDYVESGLDYNTYEGLFKGEKSPVFPHDLPKLWDENGKYEMLKATPFGNSMTADFAIAALEAEQLGADAITDFLAVSFSSTDYVGHKFGVNSKEVQDTYMRLDEDLERLFKELDRKVGKGEYTVFLTADHAAIDVPAYLKDQRIPADYVGWDAMKADFSQFLEFNYGTTDIVKDFSNEQYFLDHKIIENLDLSVQEVQETIAKEVLTYKGIDRVYTAYQMWQNNYTHGIPYILQNGYNQKRSGDVLVVLSPGTISYPETGSTHGSPQIYDTHVPLLFYGAGIKQGSTVEKTEIDDIAPTVASLLGIAFPSGATGSPIAKVLE
- the murI gene encoding glutamate racemase → MSSKPIGVFDSGVGGTSIWKEIQKLLPNEDTIYLADSKNAPYGEKSQEEILQLSIKNTELLLEKGCKLIVVACNTATTNAISNLRAQYKVPFIGIEPAIKPAALQSKSKTVGVLATKGTLASSLFHSTSENHANGIKIIEQEGTGLVPLIESGKVATEETINLLNTYISPMLEQDMDHLVLGCTHYPYLIPTLKSILPDHVKIIDSGEAVARQVKAVLEKKDLLNTSNNSAIHELFTNINPQVLESFVNDVEATLSVQRLDF
- a CDS encoding dihydrofolate reductase, which codes for MNTVAMIAAAAENDALGKDNDLLWYLPDDFKRFKSLTSGHTIIMGRKTYESFPKPLPNRKHVIITRDKDYTVDYDVCVVVHSLNEALELVKDEPLSYIIGGGEIYKLGMEYANKLEITRVHGTFEDADTFFPEIDETIWELATEQYHPQDEKHKYAFTYLTYLKV
- a CDS encoding 2TM domain-containing protein, with the translated sequence MFSKNKNRSEVDLEQHEMLENAQTRIKQKKRLFTHFVIFLIGSVFLILVNKILKYGNTYDWFIWGITFWAFLFIIHAFNVFVTQKFMGKEWERSQREKLVAKQKKRIAEIQKEIETDFPLSKINKKIEP
- a CDS encoding aminotransferase class V-fold PLP-dependent enzyme, producing MKNTRKHFPVLSQYIYANTASAGLLNDDLMEWRQEHDLDYLIGGSNFRNKAVTKLIPETREAVANFFAAKKENTALVQNFTLGLNMLLDGLDKSHKVLLIKDDYPSLNWPFEYRGFDTHYVVLDANLEGSIRNKIQEEKISILALSVVQWTNGIKISMNFLTEIKNKFPNLKIIADGTQFCGTTNFNFENSPLDVLGASAYKWLLSGYGNGFMLFKDGLAEMFPVKTIGYSASGHDIDARDRIPFANRFEPGHLDTLNFGSLKFSLEYLSSLGKTTIENQLKLLSIKAKEEFGRLGLLSKVVLERDDHSTIFNINGDSALFQKLTENGVICSQRGEGIRLSFHFYNSEEDIDKVVKIIETAT
- a CDS encoding isoamylase early set domain-containing protein, coding for MAISKQYLKTKPVCKVTFTVPAEEATKVAVVGDFNNWKASKASALKKLKNGNFKGTLELPKEASFEFKYIIDGNYVNEAEADRYQWNDYAGGENAVLDL
- a CDS encoding DUF427 domain-containing protein — encoded protein: MKAIWNDTIIAESNETVVVENNHYFPAESIKKDYFKTSETHTTCPWKGQAHYYTLEVDGKQNPDAAWYYPEVSPLAKSIKGYVAFWKGVTVEK
- the egtD gene encoding L-histidine N(alpha)-methyltransferase; this translates as MQKPTEVLFETQFEEDVFTGLTTFPKHLSSKYFYDEKGDKLFQDIMNMPEYYLTRKEYDILKNHTTEIANLFASGNPKFKLIELGAGDGKKTKILLKHLSENGFDFKYQPIDISQNVLNGLEDSLQNELPNVKVEPQQGTYFEALKKINAENGTKKVILFLGSNIGNLLHEQAIVFLKSVQQLMEKEDLLFIGFDMKKNPQTVLDAYNDQNGITAAFNKNVLSRINKELDGNFDLDKFLHWEVYDPETGTAKSYLVAKEAQTVSIAKLDVLINFEQWETVHTEISQKYDDKVVAWLAEKSGLKIETEFCDTEKHYKNFVLTKQ
- the egtB gene encoding ergothioneine biosynthesis protein EgtB, yielding MTLTDSLLDFFLETREHTENICRPLEIEDYVVQPIVDVSPPKWHLGHTSWFFEEFILKPHDSGYKVFDEDFSFVFNSYYETVGKRVVRSDRGNLSRPSVDSVYTYRAYVTEAMKNLFTISQNKELYDLLEIGIHHEKQHQELLLTDIKYILGNNPLLPSYSDSFKEHPLENTAQEWISIAEGIYEIGHNSDAFCYDNELSRHKVYLHPFEISNNLVSNQEYIEFIEAGGYQKFDLWHAAGWDWVNQNEISAPLYWHLIDDVWYNYTLNGLQTISLEAPVTHISYFEAFAFAQWKECRLPTEFEWEAAQNRFTWGKRWEWTESAYLPYPNYTKADGALGEYNGKFMVNQKVLRGGSVATPMRHTRPTYRNFFQTDLRWQYTGFRLVK
- a CDS encoding thymidylate synthase translates to MKQYHDLLKHVLENGNQKGDRTGTGTLSVFGHQMRFDLSEGFPMVTTKKLHLKSIVYELLWFLKGDTNIKYLQENGVRIWNEWADENGDLGPVYGHQWRNWNNDEIDQIKDVIQSLKNNPNSRRMLVSAWNPSVMPDTSKSFSENVANGKAALPPCHAFFQFYVADGKLSCQLYQRSADIFLGVPFNIASYALFTMMMAQVCGYQAGEFIHTFGDAHIYNNHMEQVELQLSREPRPLPKMVINPEIKDIFDFNFEDFTLEDYNPHPHIKGVVAI